The Theobroma cacao cultivar B97-61/B2 chromosome 1, Criollo_cocoa_genome_V2, whole genome shotgun sequence genome contains the following window.
CTGCTGGACTAATAATACCAACCacttttcacaaaaaaaaagttttggaAGCTAGTCTTCATAGTTCATACTGACAACAAAAGTCCACATATTTTGGCAGATtatcaaaagaaaagcaaCACGCAAGCCTTTATGGTTCATGACAGAAGAACTGACATGATAGTTGTAGCCTTCAGAGGTACTGAACCCTTTACTGCAGATGATTGGAGTACTGACGTAGATCTTTCCTGGTATGAACTTGACGAAATGGGGAAGATCCATGGCGGATTTATGAAAGCTTTAGGCTTGGTAATGGAAAAAGGTTGGCCTCCAGAAGTTGAACAAGACAATAGCCGGCCACTAGCTTACTACACCATAAGGGAGAAGCTGAGAGAACAACTGAAGCtaaacaagaaaacaagatTTATGTTGGCTGGTCACAGCCTAGGAGGGGCACTATCAATTCTGTTTCCTGCTGTTCTGGCATTGCATAAAGAAACATGGTTGTTAGATAGATTAGAAGGGGTGTACACATTTGGGCAACCAAGGGTAGGTGACAAGAAGTTCAAAGAGTTCATGGAAATTCAGTTGCAGAATCATGATTTCAGGTATTTGAGGTATGTTTATTGCAATGATATGATTCCTAGAACCCCTACAGATGACAAAACGTTTTTGTACAAGCACTTTGGGACCTGCCTTTACTTCAATAGTTGCTATAAGGGGAAGGTGAGAACCTCCTATTCCTATACCTCAAGATTTTCACCTTCAAACACATATACAGATAATGAATGATTCTAATTTTGTGGTGCAGGTACGACGAGAACAACCCCACAAGAATTACATATCGCTGTTTTTATGGATACCCAGGTTTCTAAATGCGGTATGGGAACTAGTGAGGGGATTCATTCTACCATTGATGAAGGGACAGGAATATAAAGAAGGTTGGTTGCTCATACTGCTTCGGTTTTGGGGACTTGTTTTTCCGGGTTTAGCAGCTCATAATCCCCAAGATTATGTAAATGCAACTCGATTGAGTTCTCATCGAATGTATCAACAACTTCGAGATCACCATCCTATGAATGGCTCATACCTGGCATGAGACACAAAATAAACGTGCAGCAAAAAACAACAATCAGCCCACATATAAAACTAACAGGAAAATCATCAGAGGAAAGCTAAAACAAAAGTAAGAGCCAAGCTTTTTCGAGTCTTATTAAGGATATTTTAATATCCACCTTAGCTAATgcatcaacaaaaaaaaatggctTCTCCCTTCTCTACAAGCATCAGCGCAgctgaattttcttttattcttaacAGAATGGAAATCATGTTGAAGTGATTCTTGTATTGGCCTTCACACCAGATTTGTCCACCAAGATAGCGTGCTCTGATATCGCTTTATTATCTTGAGGCCATTGTTTGGAGATGTTTGTTGTGCTATAAAGAATCATTATATCCAATTTAATTACGTCttcattataaataaaaatactactaatttttcatttaaaaagaaatcttTCATTTTATAATATGTAGTAATGAAACTCCTCTGAAATCACAGTTGTAATTGAGGTTAGTGATCCATCAAcaacaattatatttattccattttgttatttattggACTCAGATCCTAGTGACAGGAAAGTATGGTTCTATTCCATCAGGAAATTATCTATACCTCCGAAGGTGTAATCTTTCTTTTGGCTTGTGATTCTTGATTCAATTCTCACCAAAAGCTTTGTTGCCACTAGAGGAGTTAATGTTAATAGTAATCAATTACAATGCTTTTGGTGTGGACTTGTTGAGGAAAGTTGTTCACATGTCTTAACTTCTTGTGACTTTACTTGGAAAGTGTGGAGTCTTATTGTCAAATGGTGGGATTTGTCTTAGGGTATTCTAAATTCTATTCCTTCCTTTATCCAATCATGATATGATTGCCCTTTCTCTAGCTAATTCATAAGCGCCGGATGATAATATGTGGTGCTGCGTTTTGGTTCATATATAGTATCATTTAAagtattgattttttttttaaaaaaaatttctcgatgtttgaattttattaacaaatttttatattataaagtaTTGATTgtgtttttctaatttttaaattacaaattaattcatcaaaatgttatatttgattttttattatttattatttagaaatgattttaatttttttgttattttattttttaggcTTAGAGAAAACAAATCTAGGCCGAAACTAATGGGCTTGAAGTTCAGCAGCCCATTCCtgccctttcttcttttctttttcttaccCATTTATACCCAAAACACCCCATTTCAACCAAGTATAAAACCTATCTTCGCATTCTCTTATTTGTCTCTCTCTACCAGACACCTTtcccttctttctctcttgaCTAACTCATTGGACAGTCATCTCTCTCCTTCTCGCTTTAACCCCCAATCTCTTCTTTTCCCTAAAACCCATAAAATCTCTCAAAATTGATGGACCctcattttctccatttttgggttttttctcatttgctttttgtatttttttttcaattatttttgtgtttgtattttcttttatgttttttccGGTTGATTTTTGTTATTGATGATTTGATATTTCTATTTGGATTATATAATGCTAGTTGATTTTTGTGTTGATGATGGTTGTTGTTTTGATTTCtagagagtttttttttattttgttatgtagcTTTTTAGATTTTTGTGTTAATAGTTAGAGGAATTGAAACCCATGTTCAAACAAACTCAATATATTATCataattttggaaattatgAGCATGTTTAAAGCCATCAAAAGATATGTAAGCACTCccaattcaacttaattacagaattaaacacaaattccaaataaatgttttaatatatatttatcaagaaaaatagagatgCAGAGTTAAAATGGGcttccttttaaaaaaaatcaaaaccgttattggttttttttttttgaaaagccaaaaccaatattgttaatttgtatatatattttttttggttgaacTGAATATTAACTTTtgtatgttttaatttaaaactttttaacttgaaatatATGCATCTTTGGAATGATGAGAAATTAAGGAGACAAAGGGAGAAATTTTCCATTAATATATACAACCCAAGTCAAGACTTGTATTACTATATTTCTTCACGTACGTATAGaaataaatgattaaataaataaacattgaTTCTGCATACTTTATgcacaaaatttaaaattcatagtCATTAATTATGTCATAAAATCTGCACGTCATCAAGATGGAGGAACGATGAAAAGTTGGTGATAGAATGTGACTCTTCTAACGCTGTTAAATGGATAAGTCAATCGCACAATGCACCTTGAAGAATGCGAAAATGGCTGATCCAAATagagaggatgaaagaaaaacTTGTGGGATGGGATGTCAAGCATGTGAGGAGAGAGGCGAACCAAAGAGCGGATTCACTTGCCAAGGAGGGAGTTCAACTGCAAGAGGACATATTGAGAGTCTATCGGAATGACACCGGAGATCCAGGTACTTGTATGTTCACTACTCATCCAGAGAGCCTTGGTTACGTGCACAGATTCTATGATAAACAagatcttttattttcttgtgtGTTCAGCACAAGAAAACCTTGACTTGTGAGTTCAGCAcagattctttttttttgctgaTTCTTTGTACGAATTTTGGTTCTGTACGTGGTTCTGGTTTTTGTGTTTGACAAGATCACCTCTGTCTGTTTGATTGAGGTTTGCTAACCTCTTTTTGTTTGATGAGAGATGTATATGTTGTTTTTCTGGGCAAGGTAGGGGTTGGTCTTGTTGCTgcagaatttattttttgtgattGTGCAGCTTTTCCTGGAGGTTTTCTGCTCTTTTTGGATGTAGCTTTATTACTTTATGAATGAATtctgcttttcaaaaaaaaaattgtcataAAATCACTGAACTCTGACATTTGCTTTACTAATATATATGCATGTGCATGTGTGCCTACAAATTATGGAATTATTTCTTCCGGTGGGTGAAAAACATTGGCGGATCCAAGACGGGTAGAGTTAACATAATCTTGAGTTGAATGAGCTGAAACTCCAGGGATCACCAATCCTATTATTCTAAACACTCTTAGGAACCATCCTTCCTGATAATCCGGTCCCTTTGAGTAACAAATAGTGAAGCTTCTTATCAACTCAAACACTGCGTTTATCATCATGGGCACGGCCGATAACGGCGAAAAATAGTTCTTGTTTGGTAATTCTGGAACAACCTGCAACATTAAGAACCCCtcaaagaattaataattaataattatgtgTACGAATGAtcaattatatacatatatatagacacttcactaattaattaaaaatgttttttcaGTATTGAATTAAGAATTCTTGTCTTGGCCAAAGGAAAGCGACTAGGCAGAGTGCTACTAAAAGGATCGAAAGGAACAATATGCCTGGTGATTGTGATAGGTTAGGTCTATGATCAGTCAGTATTAATTATTGAATAGAGAGGTTGTTGAGATAGGTTAATTGCTAAGTTGTTAAACTTGTTTgagaatttcaaattatataaAGTGGGTTGGCTTTTTACACTAATTCTGCTTGTGCTAGGCAtgaactaaataaataaacagtTGCTTTAACCCAACAAATAGATAAAGATAGATGCTAATTACCTTTCCATGATAGTGCCTGTTGTAGTACAGGCAGGTGCCAAAGTGCTTGAACAAAAGATCCTTGTCATCGTAAGGCAGCCTTGGCACCATGTCATTGCCATAGACAACCC
Protein-coding sequences here:
- the LOC18611136 gene encoding uncharacterized protein LOC18611136 translates to MASDQSHKFSGNYLVLRPNQVSVFDLFRLLWSHELEKKAFVECPPEKFRENIRRKWLIFMSLSAQKLLLHAAKPLRWFGEKLEMWVNLVSFNRNIFVLLLNFLRGKVIMPERDSEVFLSFLGSLDRRVALDKNIKPVDSRYYGALAAMAAKISYENRAFVERIIRDHWKMELLGYYSFWNDYQKKSNTQAFMVHDRRTDMIVVAFRGTEPFTADDWSTDVDLSWYELDEMGKIHGGFMKALGLVMEKGWPPEVEQDNSRPLAYYTIREKLREQLKLNKKTRFMLAGHSLGGALSILFPAVLALHKETWLLDRLEGVYTFGQPRVGDKKFKEFMEIQLQNHDFRYLRYVYCNDMIPRTPTDDKTFLYKHFGTCLYFNSCYKGKVRREQPHKNYISLFLWIPRFLNAVWELVRGFILPLMKGQEYKEGWLLILLRFWGLVFPGLAAHNPQDYVNATRLSSHRMYQQLRDHHPMNGSYLA